The segment TCCGGCGTAGGCCAGCCGATTTTTTCCCTTGTAGTATCCGACCAACAGCGCTCCCAGCCCTAGCCGTGAACCTTCGGGGTCGGTGTAGCCGCCGATAACAAACTCCTCGCGACGCATGCACTTGGTCTTGGTCCAGTCATATCCGCGACCGCCAATGTAGGACCGGTCGCGCCGCTTGGAAATGATTCCCTCCAGACCCATCCGGCAGGCTTCCTGAAAAAACTTGCCGCCCTGTGCGTCCACGTGTTCGGCGTAGCGGATCGAACCAGTCGAAGTGCTGTGGCCTAGCAAATCGGCCAAAATCGCCTTGCGCTGTTCCAAAGGCATGCGGCGCAGGTCGTGGCCGTCGAGGTACAGCAAGTCGAACACGTAGTAGATCAGCTCGCCGGCGCGTTTGTCGCGAAAGGCGGTCTGCAATCGCTGGAAGCTGCTCACCCCGTTGGGCTCCAGGGCCACGACCTCGCCGTCGAGAATGGCACGGTCCGCGGGCAGTTGCTTGGCCGCCGCGGCGATGGCCGGCATTCGGGCGGTCCAGTCCTGATCGCCGCGGGTCATGAGCTTCACACGCCCGCGATCGATGCGGCAGAGAATGCGATAGCCGTCGAATTTGATCTCGTGAAACCATTGCTCGCCGGAAGGCGGTTCTTTGACGAGTGTTGCCAACTGCAGTTCGACGGTGCCGGGCATGGCCCTTCGTTGCCCGCTCGCTCCGCGAGCGGAACGGCGTGCCGCGCGATTGGGTTTCCCTCCGCCAGAAGCCCGCCGCTGAGAATGGCCCACTTCCGCTTGTGGAGCAAGCGGGCTACGTAGCCCGCTCGCTCCGCGAGCGGAACGGCGTGCCGCGCGATTTGGTTTCCCTCCGCCAGAAGCCCGCCGCTGAGAATGGCCCACTTCCGCTTGCGGAGCAAGCGGGCTACGTAGCCCGCTCGCTCCGCGAGCGGAACGGCGTGCCGCGCGATTGCTCTGCCATACGCGGTCGTCGTCGCGGGCAATTTCGTCGAGCGTGCGGCCGGTGGTCACGCTGGCCGGTTCGGCCTCGGTGACGTCGTATTCATCAAGCGATCGGGCGTTTTCATCGCGTTCTTTGATCAGCAGCCAGTTGGTGGCCCGGTCTCCCGGCCGGCCGTGCATGCGGACCAGGGTCCAACCGCCCCGCAGCTTCTTACCTTCCAAGTGAAACTTCAGCTTGCCTTGACGGTAGCCTTCAATCGCATCGCCTTCGGGCTGCCACGTGCCCTCATCCCACACGGCCACCGTGCCCGCCCCATATTCGCCCGCGGGGATCGTTCCTTCGAACCCGGCGTAATCGAGCGGGTGATCTTCGACTTCGACTGCCAGCCGCTTCTCTTTGGGGTCATAACTGGGGCCTTTGGGAACGGCCCAGCTTTTCAGCACGCCTTCGAGTTCCAGGCGAAAATCGTAGTGCAGCCGCG is part of the Pirellulales bacterium genome and harbors:
- the ligD gene encoding DNA ligase D, with protein sequence MPLAEYHKKRRFNRTTEPKGKVERRKAKALRFVVQKHDATRLHYDFRLELEGVLKSWAVPKGPSYDPKEKRLAVEVEDHPLDYAGFEGTIPAGEYGAGTVAVWDEGTWQPEGDAIEGYRQGKLKFHLEGKKLRGGWTLVRMHGRPGDRATNWLLIKERDENARSLDEYDVTEAEPASVTTGRTLDEIARDDDRVWQSNRAARRSARGASGLRSPLAPQAEVGHSQRRASGGGKPNRAARRSARGASGLRSPLAPQAEVGHSQRRASGGGKPNRAARRSARGASGQRRAMPGTVELQLATLVKEPPSGEQWFHEIKFDGYRILCRIDRGRVKLMTRGDQDWTARMPAIAAAAKQLPADRAILDGEVVALEPNGVSSFQRLQTAFRDKRAGELIYYVFDLLYLDGHDLRRMPLEQRKAILADLLGHSTSTGSIRYAEHVDAQGGKFFQEACRMGLEGIISKRRDRSYIGGRGYDWTKTKCMRREEFVIGGYTDPEGSRLGLGALLVGYYKGKNRLAYAGKVGTGFSEKLLAELRKRLDELRQNGSPFADFATRLRPRKAHWVKPELVAQVEFSNWTDDGRLRHPSFQCLREDKPATSVTREEPKEVTQVPRGPDGKAAGLTLQACVRDAENLTVAGVRLTHPDRLLYPEQGLTKLGLAAFYSQIADWILPHVVDRPLSLLRCPEGRRKSCFFQKHLHASASASLRRTAIQEKNKVGEYAVVDDLSGIVALVQMGVLEIHVWGSRADDVERPDRLVFDLDPAPGIEWPRVVDAAHDVRKALHSIDLESFVKTSGGKGLHVVVPMVRRHAWPEIKAFSKAVARRIAEAAPDLYTTNALKAQRKGRIFIDYLRNDRGATSIAPYSTRAREHAPVAVPVDWKELKRDLRADHFNVENLPARLARLKRDPWEQLLKLRQSITAATMKALGIRV